The Cyclopterus lumpus isolate fCycLum1 chromosome 12, fCycLum1.pri, whole genome shotgun sequence genome window below encodes:
- the LOC117740167 gene encoding heterogeneous nuclear ribonucleoprotein D0-like: MSDDYEFSEDASMMRMDEDGEATSDDPMSAVGDCGPMGGEAEGSKIDASKNEEDEGKMFVGGLSWDTTKKDLKDYFSKYGEVVDCTLKLDPMTGRSRGFGFVLFKEPDSVDKVVTHKEHKLNGKVIDPKKAKAMKSKEPVKKIFVGGLSPDTPEEKVREYFGTFGELESVELPMENKTNKRRGFCFITFKEEEPVKGIMEKKYHNIGLSKCEIKVAMSKEQYQQQQYWGGGYSSRSRGRGGGPNQNWNQGYGNYWNQDYGNYGNYGNYGNYGYGNQGYGGYGGYDYPGYNNYYGYGDFNNQSGGYGKSPRRGGHANSYKPY; this comes from the exons atgtcgGACGATTATGAATTCAGCGAAGACGCGAGCATGATGCGAATGGACGAGGACGGGGAGGCGACCAGCGACGACCCGATGTCCGCGGTCGGGGACTGTGGCCCGATGGGGGGCGAGGCCGAGGGGTCGAAGATAGACGCCAGTAagaacgaggaggacgaggg GAAGATGTTTGTTGGAGGGCTCAGCTGGGACACGACGAAGAAGGACCTGAAAGATTACTTTTCCAAGTATGGAGAGGTTGTGGACTGCACCCTCAAGCTGGACCCCATGACCGGTCGGTCGCGGGGCTTCGGCTTTGTGCTCTTCAAAGAACCGGACAGCGTTGACAAG GTTGTCACACATAAGGAACATAAACTCAATGGAAAGGTCATTGACCCCAAAAAAGCCAAGGCCATGAAGAGCAAGGAGCCCGTGAAGAAGATCTTTGTTGGCGGCCTCTCTCCGGACACCCCTGAGGAGAAAGTCCGAGAGTACTTCGGTACCTTCGGAGAG TTAGAGTCCGTTGAACTTCCCATGGAGAACAAAACTAACAAAAGGAGAGGCTTCTGCTTCATCACGTTCaaagaggaggaaccagtcaaGGGGATCATGGAGAAGAAGTACCACAACATTGGACTTAGCAAG TGTGAAATAAAAGTGGCGATGTCCAAGGAGcagtaccagcagcagcagtactgGGGAGGCGGATACTCCTCCAGGTCTCGAGGACGAGGCGGCG GTCCCAATCAAAATTGGAACCAGGGTTACGGCAACTACTGGAATCAAGACTACGGCAATTATGGAAATTACGGCAATTATGGCAATTACGGTTACGGTAATCAAGGATACGGCGGCTACGGCGGCTACGACTACCCCGGTTACAACAACTACTACGGATACGGTGACTTCAACA ATCAATCGGGCGGATACGGCAAGTCGCCGCGGCGCGGCGGCCACGCCAACAGTTACAAGCCGTATTGA
- the mat2al gene encoding methionine adenosyltransferase II, alpha-like isoform X2: MCDQISDAVLDAYLSQDPDSKVACECVAKTGMVLLVGEVTSKAIVDLQSVVRDTVKKIGYDDSSKGFDYKTCNVLVALEPQCEEISDCVFEGRDQEDIGAGDQGLMFGYATDETEESMPLTILLAHKLNYRIRELSLSGECPWIRPDSKSQVTVEYRDNSGAMEPLRVHTVVISVQHIPDITLEEIRRNLMEKVVKVIIPARYLDDKTIYHLLPSGKFLKGGPQSDAGLTGRKIIVDTYGGWGGHGGGAFSGKDYSKVDRSGAYAARWVAKSLVKAGLCRRVLVQISYAIGVSRPLSISVFHYGSSNRDEDELLQIVQKNFDLRPGVIVKELGLKRPIYQATACYGHFGREEFPWEKPKTLVF, encoded by the exons ATGTGCGATCAGATCAGTGATGCCGTGCTCGATGCGTACCTGAGTCAAGACCCCGACTCTAAGGTGGCCTGTG AATGTGTGGCGAAGACGGGAATGGTTTTACTGGTTGGAGAAGTGACGTCTAAGGCCATCGTGGATCTCCAGTCGGTGGTCCGAGACACCGTCAAGAAGATCGGCTACGACGACTCttcaaaag GTTTCGACTATAAGACCTGCAACGTGCTGGTGGCGCTGGAGCCGCAGTGTGAGGAGATATCGGACTGTGTGTTTGAAGGCAGGGACCAGGAGGACATCGGGGCCGGAGACCAg GGTTTGATGTTTGGCTACGCCACCGATGAGACCGAGGAGAGCATGCCCCTCACCATCCTCCTGGCTCACAAGCTCAACTACAGGATCCGAGAGCTGTCGCTCAGCGGAGAGTGTCCTTGGATACGACCGGACTCCAAATCACAA GTCACAGTGGAGTACAGAGACAACTCGGGGGCCATGGAGCCCCTGCGAGTTCACACCGTGGTCATCTCGGTGCAGCACATCCCGGACATCACCCTGGAGGAGATCAGACGCAACCTGATGgagaaggtggtgaaggtgatcaTCCCCGCCAGGTACTTGGACGACAAGACCATCTACCATCTACTGCCGAGTGGGAAATTCCTTAAGGGCGGCCCACAG AGCGATGCAGGACTCACGGGGCGTAAAATCATCGTGGACACATACGGAGGATGGGGCGGTCACGGAGGAGGGGCTTTCTCCGGAAAAGACTACTCCAAAGTGGACCGGTCCGGAGCGTACGCGGCACGCTGGGTCGCCAAGTCTTTGGTGAAAGCCGGACTGTGCCGGAGAGTCCTCGTTCAG ATCTCCTACGCCATCGGCGTGAGCCGGCCGCTCTCCATCTCCGTGTTTCACTACGGCTCATCGAACCGGGACGAAGACGAGCTGCTGCAAATAGTGCAGAAGAACTTCGACCTGAGGCCCGGGGTCATCGTGAA AGAGCTGGGGTTGAAGAGGCCGATCTACCAGGCCACCGCCTGCTACGGTCACTTTGGCAGAGAGGAGTTCCCCTGGGAAAAACCAAAGACTCtggtgttttga
- the mat2al gene encoding methionine adenosyltransferase II, alpha-like isoform X1, which produces MNPSGARVSGKTFLFTSESVGEGHSDKMCDQISDAVLDAYLSQDPDSKVACECVAKTGMVLLVGEVTSKAIVDLQSVVRDTVKKIGYDDSSKGFDYKTCNVLVALEPQCEEISDCVFEGRDQEDIGAGDQGLMFGYATDETEESMPLTILLAHKLNYRIRELSLSGECPWIRPDSKSQVTVEYRDNSGAMEPLRVHTVVISVQHIPDITLEEIRRNLMEKVVKVIIPARYLDDKTIYHLLPSGKFLKGGPQSDAGLTGRKIIVDTYGGWGGHGGGAFSGKDYSKVDRSGAYAARWVAKSLVKAGLCRRVLVQISYAIGVSRPLSISVFHYGSSNRDEDELLQIVQKNFDLRPGVIVKELGLKRPIYQATACYGHFGREEFPWEKPKTLVF; this is translated from the exons ATGAACCCGAGCGGAGCGCGTGTGAGTGGGAAGACTTTCCTGTTCACGTCGGAGTCCGTCGGAGAAGGACACTCCG ATAAAATGTGCGATCAGATCAGTGATGCCGTGCTCGATGCGTACCTGAGTCAAGACCCCGACTCTAAGGTGGCCTGTG AATGTGTGGCGAAGACGGGAATGGTTTTACTGGTTGGAGAAGTGACGTCTAAGGCCATCGTGGATCTCCAGTCGGTGGTCCGAGACACCGTCAAGAAGATCGGCTACGACGACTCttcaaaag GTTTCGACTATAAGACCTGCAACGTGCTGGTGGCGCTGGAGCCGCAGTGTGAGGAGATATCGGACTGTGTGTTTGAAGGCAGGGACCAGGAGGACATCGGGGCCGGAGACCAg GGTTTGATGTTTGGCTACGCCACCGATGAGACCGAGGAGAGCATGCCCCTCACCATCCTCCTGGCTCACAAGCTCAACTACAGGATCCGAGAGCTGTCGCTCAGCGGAGAGTGTCCTTGGATACGACCGGACTCCAAATCACAA GTCACAGTGGAGTACAGAGACAACTCGGGGGCCATGGAGCCCCTGCGAGTTCACACCGTGGTCATCTCGGTGCAGCACATCCCGGACATCACCCTGGAGGAGATCAGACGCAACCTGATGgagaaggtggtgaaggtgatcaTCCCCGCCAGGTACTTGGACGACAAGACCATCTACCATCTACTGCCGAGTGGGAAATTCCTTAAGGGCGGCCCACAG AGCGATGCAGGACTCACGGGGCGTAAAATCATCGTGGACACATACGGAGGATGGGGCGGTCACGGAGGAGGGGCTTTCTCCGGAAAAGACTACTCCAAAGTGGACCGGTCCGGAGCGTACGCGGCACGCTGGGTCGCCAAGTCTTTGGTGAAAGCCGGACTGTGCCGGAGAGTCCTCGTTCAG ATCTCCTACGCCATCGGCGTGAGCCGGCCGCTCTCCATCTCCGTGTTTCACTACGGCTCATCGAACCGGGACGAAGACGAGCTGCTGCAAATAGTGCAGAAGAACTTCGACCTGAGGCCCGGGGTCATCGTGAA AGAGCTGGGGTTGAAGAGGCCGATCTACCAGGCCACCGCCTGCTACGGTCACTTTGGCAGAGAGGAGTTCCCCTGGGAAAAACCAAAGACTCtggtgttttga
- the enoph1 gene encoding enolase-phosphatase E1: protein MATVSIPAGTSALLLDIEGTTTPITFVKDILFPYIREHLEEYLSNHWEEDECKQDVHLLKKQIEEDMRQNRSCPVHAVDQTVHTDEEKAIREVVDNVLWQMAADRKSTALKQLQGHMWRAAYASGRIKGEVYQDVIPAIRRWRGQGLKVFIYSSGSVEAQKLLFGYSEEGDVLDLLDGHFDTSTGAKVDGKSYERIAERIGCQPEEITFLTDLTREAKAAEDAGVNVVVVVRPGNTELTDDERAHYKLVASFSQLELTGHV from the exons atggccaCCGTTTCAATTCCTGCTGGTACCAGTGCACTCTTGCTGGATATCGAAGGCACAACAACACCAATCACATTTGTAAAG GATATCTTATTTCCATACATCCGGGAGCATCTGGAGGAGTACTTGTCTAATCACTGGGAGGAAGACGAGTGCAAACAAGATGTCCATCTGCTAAAGAAACAG ATCGAAGAGGACATGAGACAGAACCGGTCGTGCCCCGTCCACGCCGTGGACCAGACGGTCCACACAGACGAGGAGAAGGCCATTAGGGAAGTGGTGGATAATGTGCTGTGGCAGATGGCCGCAGACAGGAAGTCGACCGCACTCAAACAGCTCCAGGGCCACATGTGGAGGGCGGCGTACGCTTCTGGGAGAATCAAAGGCGA AGTCTACCAGGATGTGATTCCAGCCATCAGAAGGTGGAGAGGTCAGGGATTAAAAGTCTTCATTTACTCGTCTGGAAGCGTGGAGGCACAGAAACTTCTGTTTGGATACTCTGAGGAAGGAGACGTTTTAGAT TTATTAGACGGTCACTTTGACACCAGTACAGGAGCCAAAGTGGACGGCAAAAGCTACGAGAGGATTGCCGAGAGGATCGGCTGCCAACCCGAGGAGATCACATTCTTGACCGACCTCACTCGAG AGGCTAAAGCGGCCGAGGACGCCGGCGTGaacgtggtggtggtggtccgGCCCGGAAACACGGAGCTGACGGATGACGAGAGGGCCCACTACAAGCTCGTCGCGTCCTTTAGCCAGCTGGAACTGACGGGACACGTTTAA
- the si:ch73-234b20.5 gene encoding vesicle-associated membrane protein 8: MADTRSQPPASGSAAKLDLVQGQVNEVKVILTDNISKVLERGDRLDDLIGKTDDLQASADSFQKTSTRVARKYWWKNIKMMIIIGVVVLIIIILIILFATKVI, encoded by the exons ATG GCGGACACACGCTCTCAGCCTCCGGCCTCCGGCTCGGCGGCTAAACTGGACCTGGTGCAGGGTCAGGTCAACGAGGTCAAAGTCATCCTGACGGACAACATCAGCAAAGTGCTGGAGAGGGGGGACCGGCTAGACGATCTCATCGGAAAGACCGATGACCTGCAGGCGTCT GCCGACTCGTTCCAGAAAACATCCACGCGGGTCGCCAGGAAATACTGGTGGAAGAACATTAAAATGATGATCATAATCGGCGTGGTTGTGctgatcatcatcatcctcatcatcctcttcgCCACCAAAGTTATATAA